One genomic window of Mucilaginibacter sp. SJ includes the following:
- a CDS encoding DUF6443 domain-containing protein yields MIRYKRALKRVIFAFGLALSVLSLKAQTYVTAPMTGTPVAGSYYSNSSIILNPTFSFTAAAGSSLNLYIVNPDCVPQNIAPSTGQNYIITSVPRNGGFINAGTGINTGDFANRTTCDLMQTIQYFDGLGRPSQTIQLKGSPLDKDIVQPFAYDAYGREAIKYLPYASPTADGSYKTAAISSELGNFYYPAGSSAASGAQQGNAIVYNPVPNSVFNFEQSPFNRIIEKGAPGHDWQPGAGHTLKAVYTYNNNNAFSGTDTATSMSAVLYSAMVNNDQSRTLAGGNYYQSGQLFVTINKDENWKSGRGGTIEEYRDIEGHTVLKRTYNFTGGTLQQLSTYYVYDDLGNLAFVLPPLSQADNITPDQTTLDNLCYQYRYDERNRLIKKRKPGKGWEFIVYNKQDQLVATQDSVQRGKAPQEWTVTRYDAQGRIVTTGIYKYGATANQNYYADVKGQAENAAFSIAETYTGSASNYGYSNTCFPASISQVLSVSYYDTYGFAGTNPYPYSSGSNKTKGLPTGSLTNILGSTDMLWKVQYYDNKGRVVKAFQQHYFGGVQSAYNYDELSSTYNDITNEVTDSKREHYTKNANNTDKVKGITVVNNYAYDHVGRKTQTKEQINDGANIVLSQNAYNEVGQLKAKRLHSENNGSSFLQSVSYNYNERGWLRSAKTDGNLFNFDLYYNQPTDNTYSKFYNGNIAEMVYTKTGAANVAFNYSYDQLNRLTNATTTGSSTLGEQVTYDIMGNIKTLIRTGNLPASLAYNYYNSDKSNQLQIVKNAGNTFRSYSYDANGNATSDGETKQISYNLFNLPQTVTQSGAQLTSYVYDATGTKIGNRSSNGYWTYINGIVYQGSTAANGTIQFIQTEEGRAVPNGTTWSYEYNLTDHLGNVRLSFDKNPSTGAARRIQEDEYYSFGLRNTGGYDLSNNNRYLYNGKEVQTDLTSQYDYGARFYDPVIGRWGSVDPLAEKGRRWSPYNYAANNPVRNIDPDGMAVEGAQGLIDWARMRESQNSRSQWLDDQFGFSTNEADPREDHSFYNNALLSRDVYSSSKIGVSGFGTFFVANEEFPDMKFEDENTGFKSTLYKDLDGKYVYATAGTDMTSWKDWSNNGAQEIAMSKQYKESVDNALALQKKLGNKLSFTGHSLGGGMAALNAMVTGLHATTYNAAGLSLATILKFGGRQALKFDWKSHVNAFIMWTDPLNYLQFVQPLLRQAQGKRTYFTPVTLSGYYNGHSIQNFIDNFMHYWKYE; encoded by the coding sequence ATGATACGATATAAAAGAGCCTTAAAAAGGGTGATATTCGCTTTTGGCCTCGCGCTATCAGTTTTATCACTTAAGGCGCAAACATATGTAACAGCGCCTATGACTGGAACACCTGTCGCGGGTTCTTATTATAGTAACAGCAGCATTATATTGAACCCAACCTTCAGCTTTACGGCAGCGGCTGGCAGTAGCTTGAACCTGTATATTGTGAACCCCGATTGTGTGCCTCAAAATATTGCGCCAAGTACCGGTCAAAACTACATCATAACCTCAGTGCCCCGTAATGGAGGATTTATTAATGCCGGAACAGGTATTAATACAGGTGATTTTGCCAATCGCACTACCTGCGATCTGATGCAAACCATTCAATATTTTGACGGGCTGGGCAGGCCATCGCAAACTATTCAACTAAAAGGCTCGCCTTTAGATAAAGATATAGTCCAACCTTTTGCTTATGACGCCTATGGGAGGGAAGCTATAAAATATTTGCCTTATGCGTCGCCGACGGCTGATGGTAGCTACAAGACAGCAGCTATCAGTTCAGAATTAGGAAATTTTTATTATCCTGCGGGCAGTTCAGCAGCGTCAGGAGCTCAACAGGGTAATGCTATTGTTTATAATCCTGTACCTAACAGTGTATTTAATTTTGAACAATCACCATTTAATCGTATTATCGAAAAAGGCGCACCCGGCCATGATTGGCAGCCAGGCGCGGGGCATACTTTGAAAGCGGTTTACACTTACAACAATAATAATGCTTTCAGTGGTACTGATACGGCTACAAGCATGTCGGCGGTATTATATAGCGCCATGGTCAACAACGATCAAAGCCGGACACTTGCCGGGGGCAATTATTACCAATCAGGGCAGTTATTCGTAACAATTAACAAGGATGAGAATTGGAAAAGCGGACGCGGAGGAACTATCGAGGAATACAGAGATATTGAAGGCCATACCGTACTTAAACGCACATATAATTTTACAGGAGGGACCTTACAGCAGCTATCTACCTATTACGTTTATGACGATTTGGGTAATCTGGCCTTTGTGCTGCCACCTTTGAGTCAGGCAGACAATATCACCCCTGATCAAACGACGCTGGACAATTTGTGCTACCAATACCGTTATGATGAACGTAACCGTCTTATCAAAAAGAGGAAACCGGGCAAGGGCTGGGAGTTTATAGTATATAATAAACAAGATCAGCTAGTTGCCACCCAGGATTCAGTACAGCGTGGTAAAGCTCCCCAGGAATGGACTGTAACCCGATATGATGCTCAGGGGCGCATTGTAACAACCGGAATTTATAAATATGGAGCGACTGCCAATCAGAATTATTATGCTGATGTAAAAGGCCAGGCTGAAAATGCAGCATTCAGCATTGCGGAAACATACACCGGAAGCGCCTCCAATTACGGCTATAGTAATACCTGTTTTCCGGCCTCCATTAGCCAGGTATTATCCGTTAGTTATTATGATACGTATGGATTTGCGGGAACAAACCCATACCCTTACAGCTCTGGCAGTAACAAGACGAAGGGATTGCCTACCGGTTCACTAACCAATATATTAGGCAGTACGGACATGCTTTGGAAAGTACAGTACTATGATAATAAAGGCCGGGTAGTCAAAGCTTTCCAGCAGCATTATTTCGGCGGTGTACAAAGTGCTTATAATTATGATGAGCTAAGTAGTACCTATAATGACATAACTAATGAGGTGACGGATAGCAAGCGGGAGCATTATACTAAAAATGCAAACAACACAGATAAAGTGAAAGGAATAACGGTAGTAAACAATTATGCGTACGATCACGTGGGCCGTAAAACCCAAACTAAGGAGCAGATAAATGATGGTGCAAATATTGTGTTGAGCCAAAATGCCTATAACGAGGTTGGGCAGTTAAAAGCAAAACGTCTGCACAGTGAAAATAATGGAAGTTCATTTTTGCAGTCTGTCAGCTACAATTATAATGAACGAGGTTGGCTTCGATCTGCAAAAACTGACGGTAATCTCTTTAATTTCGATTTATACTATAATCAGCCCACGGATAATACCTACAGTAAATTTTACAACGGCAATATTGCTGAAATGGTTTATACCAAAACTGGTGCCGCAAATGTCGCCTTTAATTATAGTTATGATCAGTTGAACAGATTAACCAATGCTACTACTACTGGCAGTAGCACATTAGGAGAACAGGTGACTTATGACATAATGGGGAACATCAAAACCCTTATCCGTACAGGGAATTTGCCCGCCTCTCTTGCCTATAACTATTACAATAGCGACAAAAGTAACCAATTGCAGATTGTTAAAAACGCCGGAAATACCTTTAGGAGCTATAGCTATGATGCGAATGGTAATGCCACGAGCGACGGTGAAACCAAACAAATAAGCTATAACCTGTTTAATCTGCCGCAAACGGTTACTCAAAGCGGCGCGCAGTTGACAAGCTATGTATATGATGCTACTGGTACTAAGATCGGCAACCGGAGTAGTAATGGTTACTGGACCTATATTAACGGCATAGTTTACCAAGGCAGTACAGCAGCCAACGGTACAATCCAGTTTATTCAAACAGAAGAAGGGCGTGCGGTACCCAACGGAACCACATGGAGTTACGAATACAATTTGACGGACCACCTGGGGAATGTAAGGTTATCATTTGATAAGAATCCTAGCACTGGAGCTGCCAGGAGAATACAGGAGGATGAATATTACTCCTTTGGTCTAAGAAATACAGGGGGGTATGATCTTTCAAACAATAACCGTTATCTTTATAATGGAAAGGAAGTCCAAACGGATTTGACAAGCCAATATGACTATGGTGCCAGGTTTTACGACCCGGTGATTGGAAGGTGGGGAAGCGTAGATCCGTTGGCTGAGAAAGGGAGGAGATGGTCACCTTATAACTATGCAGCAAATAACCCTGTCAGAAATATTGATCCTGATGGGATGGCTGTTGAAGGTGCTCAAGGATTGATTGATTGGGCAAGAATGCGGGAATCGCAGAATAGCAGAAGCCAATGGCTGGATGATCAGTTTGGCTTTAGCACAAATGAAGCAGACCCTCGCGAAGATCATAGCTTTTATAATAATGCATTGCTTTCAAGAGACGTTTATAGTTCAAGTAAAATAGGAGTATCGGGATTCGGCACTTTCTTTGTCGCAAATGAGGAATTTCCCGATATGAAATTCGAAGACGAAAATACGGGTTTTAAATCGACGTTATATAAGGATTTAGACGGCAAATATGTTTATGCCACAGCCGGTACAGACATGACGAGCTGGAAAGATTGGTCCAACAATGGAGCGCAGGAGATTGCTATGTCCAAACAATATAAAGAATCAGTCGATAATGCACTGGCATTGCAAAAAAAGCTGGGGAATAAGTTGAGTTTTACCGGGCATTCTCTTGGAGGCGGAATGGCAGCACTTAATGCGATGGTAACAGGTCTGCATGCAACAACCTATAATGCCGCTGGGTTGTCACTCGCTACAATATTAAAGTTTGGTGGGCGCCAAGCATTAAAATTTGATTGGAAATCTCATGTCAATGCATTCATCATGTGGACTGATCCGCTTAACTACCTTCAATTCGTTCAACCCTTATTGAGGCAGGCTCAGGGAAAGAGAACGTATTTTACGCCTGTAACATTGAGCGGCTATTATAATGGTCACAGCATTCAGAATTTTATAGACAATTTTATGCATTATTGGAAATATGAATAA
- a CDS encoding beta-L-arabinofuranosidase domain-containing protein, translating to MSAKGSKPTLFYCRLYSNKVIASFACISAIVVLILNAPTQAQTPVLQGKGEFDERVTMVIDRLTGRNYQPFFTEGFVLADVKINKDNPRRFYNFSGDLSGRYIEVMAMADKGRVNFNLPGMVSKLIACQHSDGRYGDPLLSFSEEQIGAPQMALLWGNGRLLVGLLTYYKYYHDQRALNSAKKLGNFYLSVWKSCVKPAVVKRLEDAGATGIICLTQYIEGLVLLTEATGDEKYVTAATGIYPYLPPRGNQHTHGYLTTLRGVLLLYQHTHQKEQLEFVRKNYEELIKSDDLTQFGSVREYFGHEKTERDEGCSTADFIRLSFDLYRQAGDQRYLDLGEFALYNGLYFNQYYTGDFGHHLINNSGSSPDYLHAAWWCCTMHGLRALYDVRAHNMVEYNGKYYKINLYLETTFYDNRITLSLSKRPTVNEHHFYRIIIGRKHHTSDAFVLRLPPWAVDPVLKLNGKPIDFKVSTGRLLPGQKLGNADTLEVGFKYQFKVITADKEQINVEAIRSKVKGSIIYGPNLLCVDDKTDPVYTAEPNSNIVYTTTFKADKEQLYRNYKEVFYSHAGYPSYARTLLKPVADLTFSKHGYILTNFILTPVKDKNQFDQDNSMLEPWREK from the coding sequence ATGTCAGCAAAAGGATCCAAGCCGACGCTTTTTTACTGCCGGCTTTATTCAAATAAAGTAATCGCCTCATTCGCGTGTATAAGTGCCATTGTGGTGCTGATATTAAATGCCCCCACACAAGCTCAAACGCCTGTCCTCCAGGGTAAAGGCGAATTTGACGAACGTGTTACGATGGTGATCGATCGTCTGACAGGCAGGAACTATCAGCCGTTTTTCACAGAAGGTTTTGTCCTGGCGGATGTAAAGATTAACAAGGATAACCCACGTCGTTTTTACAATTTCAGCGGCGATTTGTCAGGAAGATATATCGAAGTAATGGCCATGGCCGATAAAGGCAGGGTAAATTTCAATTTGCCGGGGATGGTTAGTAAGCTCATTGCCTGCCAGCACAGCGACGGGCGATATGGAGATCCGCTGCTTAGCTTTTCGGAAGAGCAGATCGGTGCCCCTCAAATGGCGTTGCTTTGGGGAAACGGCCGTTTATTGGTGGGCCTGCTCACTTACTATAAATACTACCATGATCAGCGCGCGTTAAATTCGGCAAAAAAGCTGGGGAATTTTTATCTAAGTGTATGGAAGTCTTGTGTTAAACCCGCCGTTGTGAAACGGCTTGAGGATGCCGGAGCCACGGGCATCATATGTTTAACACAATACATAGAAGGGCTTGTGTTGCTAACCGAAGCCACTGGCGATGAAAAATACGTAACTGCCGCAACCGGAATATATCCTTATTTACCCCCGCGCGGTAACCAGCACACGCATGGCTATCTGACTACGCTGCGTGGTGTTTTGCTGTTATATCAGCACACGCATCAAAAGGAGCAGCTCGAATTTGTTCGAAAGAATTATGAGGAGTTAATTAAATCAGATGATTTGACACAGTTTGGAAGCGTCCGTGAATATTTTGGGCACGAAAAAACCGAACGTGATGAGGGGTGTTCAACCGCGGATTTTATCCGGCTTAGTTTTGATCTTTACCGGCAGGCGGGTGATCAGCGCTATCTTGATCTGGGCGAATTCGCGTTGTATAACGGCCTTTATTTTAATCAGTATTATACAGGCGACTTTGGCCATCATCTGATAAACAATTCAGGCTCAAGCCCAGATTATCTCCATGCCGCCTGGTGGTGTTGCACCATGCATGGCCTCCGGGCGCTTTATGATGTGCGCGCGCATAATATGGTTGAGTATAACGGTAAATACTACAAGATCAATCTCTATTTGGAAACAACCTTTTATGATAACCGTATCACACTTTCCCTTAGTAAAAGGCCTACGGTGAATGAACATCATTTTTATCGTATAATAATCGGCAGGAAACACCACACAAGCGATGCGTTTGTTCTTCGTTTACCCCCATGGGCTGTTGATCCGGTTTTAAAGCTTAATGGCAAACCGATTGATTTCAAAGTAAGTACCGGGCGGCTATTGCCCGGACAAAAGCTGGGGAATGCAGATACACTTGAGGTAGGCTTTAAATATCAATTCAAAGTGATCACAGCGGATAAAGAACAAATTAACGTTGAGGCTATTCGGTCAAAGGTTAAAGGCAGTATTATTTATGGGCCCAACCTGCTTTGTGTTGATGATAAAACTGACCCGGTATATACTGCAGAACCCAACAGCAATATTGTTTATACAACAACATTTAAAGCTGATAAAGAGCAGCTGTATCGCAACTATAAAGAGGTATTTTATTCGCACGCCGGCTATCCATCCTATGCCCGGACATTGCTTAAGCCAGTCGCGGATCTGACGTTCAGCAAGCATGGCTATATTTTAACCAATTTTATTTTGACCCCGGTAAAAGACAAAAATCAGTTTGATCAGGATAATTCGATGCTTGAGCCCTGGCGGGAAAAATAG
- the ltrA gene encoding group II intron reverse transcriptase/maturase — MLEEILDYRNISKALKQVMSNKGAGGVDGMQTDELRDYLNEHWRPLKTSILEGSYQPSPVRKVEIPKPTGGRRMLGIPTVIDRLLQQAISQWLSPQYEPEFSKTSYGFRPGKNARQAVMQAQEYLNEGKTRIVELDLEKFFDRVNHDKLMGSLSRKVKDKRILALIGSYLRSGIMEGGVSSVRLEGTPQGSPLSPLLSNIMLDELDRELIRRGHSFVRYADDCSIYLKNWKSAHRVEGSIIRYVEKELKLKVNRTKTKVSAPAKSTLLGFSFYRSKGKWEIRLSNLTVKRIQGKIRRHTERKHPNPIAEKIRELETVIMGWINYFWIATAKSQMRMLDELVRTRLRICQWKQWKLPKARVKRLIKLGVKKRKAYEWGNSSKGYCRVAHSPILQTTLNNLYFNNLGYTGFENRYFWKTKHQLSIF; from the coding sequence ATGCTCGAAGAAATACTTGATTACAGGAACATCAGCAAAGCGCTGAAACAGGTAATGAGCAATAAAGGCGCTGGTGGGGTTGACGGTATGCAGACCGATGAACTTCGCGACTACCTGAACGAGCACTGGCGTCCGCTCAAAACAAGTATTTTAGAGGGCAGTTATCAACCAAGCCCGGTACGGAAAGTAGAAATCCCCAAGCCCACAGGCGGTCGCCGGATGTTAGGCATACCAACCGTAATCGACAGGCTCCTTCAACAAGCCATCAGTCAATGGCTAAGTCCGCAATACGAACCGGAGTTTTCCAAAACAAGTTACGGTTTCAGGCCAGGCAAGAACGCCCGTCAGGCGGTCATGCAGGCCCAGGAGTACCTCAATGAAGGTAAAACAAGGATAGTAGAGTTGGACTTGGAAAAGTTCTTCGACCGTGTCAACCACGACAAACTCATGGGATCGCTATCAAGAAAGGTAAAAGATAAACGCATCCTTGCGTTGATCGGCAGCTATCTGCGCAGCGGTATTATGGAAGGCGGGGTTTCAAGCGTCCGATTGGAAGGCACCCCACAGGGTTCACCGCTTAGCCCTCTACTTTCCAACATTATGTTAGATGAACTGGACAGAGAACTTATACGGCGCGGGCACAGCTTTGTGAGGTACGCCGACGATTGCAGCATCTACCTTAAGAACTGGAAATCAGCTCATAGGGTAGAAGGCAGTATTATCCGGTACGTAGAAAAGGAGCTTAAGCTAAAAGTGAACAGGACAAAGACGAAAGTCAGCGCCCCGGCGAAAAGCACGCTTTTAGGCTTCTCTTTCTATCGCAGCAAAGGAAAATGGGAGATACGGCTATCGAATCTGACGGTAAAACGGATTCAAGGTAAGATTCGCCGGCATACGGAGCGGAAGCACCCGAACCCAATAGCCGAAAAGATAAGAGAATTGGAGACGGTCATCATGGGCTGGATAAATTATTTTTGGATAGCCACGGCAAAATCGCAGATGCGAATGTTGGATGAACTGGTACGAACCCGTTTACGGATATGCCAATGGAAACAATGGAAGCTACCAAAAGCAAGGGTGAAGCGGCTAATAAAGCTGGGCGTTAAGAAAAGGAAAGCTTATGAGTGGGGAAATAGCAGTAAGGGATACTGTCGGGTAGCCCACAGCCCCATACTGCAAACCACGCTTAACAATCTGTACTTTAATAACTTAGGATACACAGGGTTCGAGAACAGATACTTTTGGAAAACTAAACACCAGTTATCTATATTCTGA
- a CDS encoding RNA polymerase sigma factor, which translates to MSDDNTLLEELKAGDMNAFEKVFNKYHKLLSIEAYHLLGDEMEADDIVQVLFIDLWDKKYYKHIDQSLKAYLRTALRNKCLTRLSKGITDKKRLDTYILNTDVIYFDDKLERREVALGMETIINDLPAQRLHAFNLVYLQEKKYKEAAAEMGITPNSLKTHLKLAVKTLREKFRKIR; encoded by the coding sequence ATGAGCGACGATAATACTTTATTGGAAGAGTTGAAAGCGGGTGACATGAACGCTTTTGAGAAAGTATTTAACAAATACCATAAGCTGCTCAGTATCGAAGCCTATCATTTATTGGGCGATGAAATGGAAGCCGATGATATTGTTCAGGTCCTTTTTATTGATCTGTGGGATAAGAAGTACTATAAACACATAGATCAATCGTTAAAAGCCTACCTTCGGACTGCTTTAAGAAATAAATGCCTCACCCGCCTGTCAAAAGGCATAACAGATAAAAAGCGGCTGGATACTTATATATTGAATACCGATGTGATCTACTTCGATGACAAATTGGAACGGCGTGAAGTGGCTTTAGGTATGGAAACGATCATCAATGATCTGCCCGCACAAAGATTACATGCTTTTAACCTGGTTTACCTCCAGGAGAAGAAGTATAAAGAAGCTGCCGCCGAAATGGGTATAACGCCTAATTCATTAAAAACCCATTTGAAGCTTGCTGTAAAAACACTCAGGGAGAAATTCAGGAAGATTCGATAA
- a CDS encoding glycosyl hydrolase family 28-related protein has protein sequence MRFLFFLLFLAFSQVSYSQTGTDGTFTGTIAQVRALNGSAYKQAATTDYGAGNWYKDTVDHTSSDNTGTILVDMSGNRWKRIFSGPVFVNWFGAKGDGVANDGPAIQSCFDNAAPYQTISFNKGTYKFDSVAMIRTNINIAGNKANLLGTINVGNDTAKTYNSIISDCTFTLSGNAIQIKNCRKLKITGNVFNGCDKSIYVKKGAGGAHYNAMIEIIDANYFNDVNYCFYVDRATASSWLTTSDCSFSGNVANNALITAVYCNGIDGLRYENNTIFMPSTMSQRANKVNHLKIITQADWVIVSNNNFFESGEESIAVENCKNLNISGNNFAWCGQKGVYSLIKASGTITDLVMNVSGNIINKFSGNVVEIDSTTYGQVNVTGNTINYANTFTNYFGSQNLALINHYIIKAGNAFTQYFQKNNYNSIANLKVFYKTGIVSNYESWGNYVAESNMSKTITTVNNTTPVDLLGVLDAAANTSTYGGTIVINAKNSASSSANTTTYYIMVNKSSTSTSPVLSVISSLGLTSGAAASHPSFTFSLSANRLYATPVNLTSGTFYFYSKSQGNLILTE, from the coding sequence ATGAGATTTTTATTCTTTTTGTTGTTTCTGGCATTTAGCCAGGTATCCTATAGTCAAACCGGTACAGACGGAACATTTACCGGAACTATTGCCCAGGTTAGGGCGCTTAACGGTTCGGCATATAAACAAGCTGCAACAACTGATTATGGGGCCGGGAACTGGTATAAGGACACTGTTGACCATACAAGTTCAGATAACACGGGCACTATTTTAGTAGATATGAGCGGGAACCGCTGGAAGCGTATCTTTTCAGGGCCTGTTTTTGTTAATTGGTTCGGGGCCAAAGGAGATGGAGTAGCAAATGACGGACCCGCTATACAATCCTGCTTCGATAATGCAGCGCCCTATCAAACTATCAGTTTTAATAAGGGGACTTACAAGTTCGACTCTGTTGCAATGATCAGGACTAATATTAACATTGCCGGCAACAAAGCCAATTTGCTGGGTACTATAAATGTAGGAAATGACACCGCGAAAACATACAACTCTATCATATCCGATTGTACCTTCACCTTGTCGGGAAACGCAATACAGATTAAGAATTGCCGGAAACTGAAAATTACCGGGAACGTGTTCAACGGATGCGACAAATCCATTTACGTAAAGAAGGGAGCTGGCGGCGCGCACTACAATGCCATGATAGAGATTATAGATGCTAATTATTTTAACGATGTGAATTATTGCTTTTATGTAGACCGTGCCACTGCGTCGAGTTGGCTGACCACAAGCGACTGCAGTTTCTCCGGCAATGTAGCCAATAACGCGCTGATCACGGCTGTTTATTGCAATGGTATTGATGGGCTGCGGTATGAGAATAATACCATATTTATGCCATCTACCATGAGTCAGCGGGCAAACAAGGTTAATCATTTAAAGATCATAACCCAGGCTGATTGGGTGATTGTTTCGAACAATAACTTTTTCGAATCCGGTGAAGAGAGTATTGCAGTAGAAAATTGCAAAAACCTGAACATCAGCGGAAATAATTTTGCATGGTGCGGACAAAAAGGTGTTTATAGTCTGATCAAAGCCAGCGGAACCATCACGGACCTGGTGATGAACGTTAGCGGAAACATCATTAACAAATTTTCGGGTAATGTTGTCGAGATCGACAGTACAACGTATGGCCAGGTAAATGTTACCGGTAATACCATCAATTATGCTAATACATTTACAAATTATTTTGGTTCGCAAAACCTTGCGCTGATCAATCACTACATCATTAAAGCCGGTAACGCCTTTACTCAATATTTTCAGAAAAATAATTACAATAGTATCGCTAACTTAAAGGTGTTTTATAAAACGGGGATAGTATCTAACTATGAATCCTGGGGAAACTATGTAGCCGAAAGTAATATGAGTAAAACCATAACAACGGTAAATAATACTACGCCTGTAGACCTATTGGGGGTACTTGACGCGGCTGCAAACACTTCAACTTATGGCGGAACCATTGTTATCAATGCAAAAAACTCAGCTTCCTCCAGTGCCAATACAACCACTTATTATATAATGGTTAACAAAAGCAGCACATCAACATCGCCGGTATTAAGCGTCATATCCAGCCTTGGTCTTACCTCGGGAGCAGCCGCAAGTCATCCGTCTTTTACATTTAGCCTTTCTGCTAACCGCCTTTATGCTACGCCGGTCAACCTTACCAGCGGCACTTTCTATTTCTACAGTAAATCACAAGGAAACCTGATCTTAACCGAATAA
- a CDS encoding ankyrin repeat domain-containing protein: MIAYILVGILLVTGCTSRDSSVDKSKLLGVDYRLFQETPAWDLAKAVEDGDTIKIRKEIHAQKDLIDFREPRFGRTLLMLAVLNMNYPSVKTLLELGANPNLQDFSYGDSPLMAATALEAPASGSDPRFLKLLLEEGGDPNAMQDGSKKTRRSPLMIASENCNLDFMKMLVDAGAKVDTTNEYGSSPLGFAVTAAGLYRRPEIVLYLINKGANFKKVLYKTSDGQEKYITDAMRFWHFEIGSVEYKKKMQIVNFLKKNGMDYRKAEIPKEYFENYSKDYLEKY, translated from the coding sequence ATGATTGCATATATTTTAGTAGGGATTTTGCTTGTCACAGGATGTACAAGTCGTGATTCGTCGGTGGATAAAAGTAAATTGTTGGGAGTGGATTATCGCCTTTTTCAAGAAACACCTGCCTGGGACCTAGCCAAGGCTGTCGAAGACGGTGACACGATTAAAATAAGAAAGGAAATACATGCCCAAAAAGATCTGATTGATTTTAGGGAACCGCGGTTTGGCAGAACATTGCTGATGCTTGCGGTATTAAATATGAACTATCCTTCGGTCAAAACTCTTCTTGAGTTGGGTGCCAACCCCAATTTACAAGACTTTAGCTATGGGGATTCTCCATTAATGGCGGCGACAGCGTTGGAAGCCCCTGCTTCTGGTTCGGATCCGCGCTTCTTGAAACTATTGCTGGAAGAAGGAGGGGATCCAAATGCAATGCAGGACGGCTCAAAGAAGACAAGGCGGTCCCCTCTAATGATCGCCTCCGAAAATTGCAACTTGGACTTTATGAAAATGTTAGTTGATGCAGGGGCAAAAGTCGATACTACTAATGAATATGGATCCAGCCCTTTAGGCTTTGCGGTTACAGCCGCCGGTCTTTACCGCCGCCCTGAGATCGTTCTTTATTTAATCAATAAAGGAGCGAACTTCAAAAAAGTACTTTATAAAACTTCAGATGGTCAGGAGAAATATATTACCGATGCAATGCGATTTTGGCATTTTGAAATAGGGTCCGTGGAATACAAAAAAAAAATGCAGATCGTCAATTTCCTAAAAAAAAATGGCATGGACTATAGAAAAGCCGAAATACCAAAAGAATATTTCGAAAACTATTCCAAAGACTATTTAGAAAAATATTAA